A window from Thermomonas aquatica encodes these proteins:
- a CDS encoding DUF3800 domain-containing protein, producing MRHVFADESCQNAHHYMVLGALILPGTLVQEAETGLRQVLESHRMHGELKWTKVSRGKLPVYEEFVAHYFDVLVPRGAEFHSLILNCHGLNHRKFNNGDPDLGYNKFMFQLLFHRAAVPYGEYEKIVADLDSRNSNRNPYELETILNSASSRKFDRQPFTRVAHRDSKGTRLLQLADLLTGAVAWHKNDHDAAENPSAAKCSLATTVANCAGRLRLGNETPKTERRMGVWNFRLR from the coding sequence TTGCGCCACGTCTTCGCAGATGAAAGCTGTCAGAACGCGCACCACTACATGGTGCTCGGTGCCCTGATCCTTCCTGGCACCCTAGTGCAGGAAGCCGAAACCGGACTGCGGCAGGTGCTCGAGTCGCACCGCATGCACGGCGAGCTTAAGTGGACGAAAGTCAGTAGAGGGAAGCTGCCTGTATACGAGGAGTTCGTTGCGCATTACTTCGATGTCCTCGTGCCACGAGGTGCTGAATTTCACTCCTTAATCCTGAACTGTCACGGCCTGAACCACCGAAAGTTCAACAATGGCGACCCTGATCTTGGCTACAACAAGTTCATGTTTCAGCTGCTCTTCCACCGTGCAGCAGTGCCATATGGTGAGTACGAGAAAATCGTCGCCGATCTCGACTCACGCAATTCGAATCGAAATCCCTACGAACTGGAAACGATCTTGAACAGTGCATCCAGCAGAAAGTTCGATCGCCAGCCGTTTACACGGGTTGCTCATCGAGATTCGAAAGGGACTCGCCTGCTGCAGTTGGCAGACCTACTTACGGGCGCGGTCGCATGGCACAAGAACGATCACGATGCGGCAGAAAATCCAAGCGCAGCCAAATGCTCGCTTGCGACTACTGTCGCGAACTGCGCAGGACGTTTGCGACTGGGCAATGAAACACCAAAGACCGAGCGCCGCATGGGCGTCTGGAATTTCAGGCTCAGGTGA
- the recD gene encoding exodeoxyribonuclease V subunit alpha: MSLLRALQQAGVLRTLDDALANTLCRLDPSTPDDVLAAAALASLAVAHGHAGFDPASPALLVDAEIAWPQADAWLQQLAASRFVATPASPVEEADAAPLALENGLLYLRRYREYERRLALQLQRIAAHPMQGDIAAIAPLFAALFPEARDGDHQARAAALSLRRALLLVTGGPGTGKTTTIARLLVLRIAQALQAGNVPLRIALAAPTGRAADRMAESLRRATAQMAAQGIDPQLLAALPAQASTLHRLLGTVPDTPRFRHHADNPLPFDVVVVDEASMVDLPLMCKLSEAVADGAQLVLLGDPDQLPSVEAGDVLAAILAAAGAGDALSADDADALHPLLGSMPFESRPVDADADGLRGHRVHLQRGWRQDEALQLAPLAEAVRNGDAREALALLRSGRLANVHFHEHADDPLQARPDLLGHFRTLASHADPADALRQANRLRLLTALREGAQGARGLNARIEAALSGRRIGSPPAWFPGRLLLVTENSYRHGLFNGDVGICLADEAGTPLAWFPGEGGVRAFHPAALPAHESAFAMTVHKAQGSEFDEVWLQLPRVDSRVLSRELVYTGMTRARSALHVAGSAEVIAAALGRHAGRVSGLGWRLGIKPQGL, encoded by the coding sequence ATGAGCCTGCTGCGCGCCCTGCAACAGGCCGGCGTGCTGCGCACGCTGGACGATGCGCTGGCCAACACCCTGTGCCGGCTCGATCCGTCCACGCCGGACGACGTGCTGGCCGCTGCCGCGCTGGCATCGCTGGCCGTCGCCCACGGCCATGCCGGATTCGACCCCGCATCGCCCGCGCTGCTGGTCGATGCCGAGATCGCTTGGCCGCAGGCCGATGCGTGGTTGCAGCAACTCGCGGCCTCGCGTTTCGTCGCCACGCCCGCTTCGCCGGTCGAAGAAGCGGATGCCGCGCCGCTCGCGCTGGAAAACGGCTTGCTCTACCTGCGCCGCTATCGCGAATACGAACGCCGGCTCGCGTTGCAGTTGCAGCGCATCGCCGCGCACCCGATGCAAGGCGACATCGCAGCCATCGCGCCGCTGTTCGCCGCGCTGTTCCCGGAGGCGCGCGACGGCGACCACCAGGCCCGCGCCGCCGCGCTGTCGCTGCGGCGTGCGCTGCTGCTGGTCACCGGCGGCCCCGGCACAGGCAAGACCACCACGATCGCGCGCCTGCTGGTGTTGCGCATCGCGCAGGCGTTGCAGGCCGGCAACGTACCGCTGCGCATCGCGCTGGCCGCGCCCACCGGCCGCGCCGCCGACCGCATGGCCGAAAGCCTGCGCCGCGCCACCGCGCAGATGGCCGCGCAGGGCATCGATCCGCAATTGCTTGCCGCGCTGCCCGCGCAGGCCAGCACCCTGCATCGCCTGCTCGGCACCGTTCCGGATACGCCGCGTTTCCGCCACCACGCCGACAACCCGCTGCCGTTCGATGTCGTGGTGGTGGACGAAGCCTCGATGGTCGACCTGCCGCTGATGTGCAAGCTCAGCGAAGCGGTGGCCGACGGCGCGCAACTGGTATTGCTGGGCGATCCCGACCAATTGCCCTCGGTCGAAGCCGGCGACGTGCTGGCCGCGATCCTGGCCGCCGCCGGTGCCGGCGATGCGCTGTCGGCCGACGATGCCGATGCCTTGCATCCACTGCTTGGCAGCATGCCGTTCGAGAGCAGGCCGGTCGATGCCGATGCCGATGGCCTGCGCGGCCATCGCGTCCACCTGCAACGCGGCTGGCGGCAGGACGAGGCGCTGCAGCTGGCGCCGCTGGCCGAAGCCGTGCGCAACGGCGACGCGCGTGAAGCGCTAGCGCTGCTGCGCAGCGGCCGCCTCGCCAACGTGCACTTCCACGAACACGCGGACGATCCGCTGCAGGCGCGGCCCGACCTGCTCGGCCATTTCCGCACGCTGGCCAGCCACGCCGATCCCGCCGACGCGCTGCGCCAGGCCAACCGCCTGCGCCTGCTCACCGCGTTGCGCGAAGGCGCGCAGGGCGCACGCGGCCTCAACGCGCGCATCGAGGCCGCGCTGTCCGGCCGCCGCATCGGCAGCCCGCCCGCATGGTTCCCCGGCCGCCTGCTGCTGGTCACCGAGAACAGCTATCGCCACGGCCTGTTCAACGGCGACGTCGGCATCTGCCTGGCCGACGAGGCCGGCACCCCGCTGGCGTGGTTCCCCGGCGAGGGCGGCGTGCGCGCCTTCCATCCCGCCGCGCTGCCCGCGCACGAATCAGCGTTCGCGATGACCGTGCACAAGGCGCAGGGCAGCGAGTTCGATGAAGTGTGGTTGCAGTTGCCGCGGGTGGACAGCCGCGTGCTCAGTCGCGAGCTGGTGTACACCGGGATGACGCGGGCGCGCAGCGCGCTGCATGTGGCGGGCAGTGCCGAGGTGATTGCGGCGGCGCTGGGGCGTCATGCGGGGCGGGTTTCGGGGTTGGGGTGGAGATTGGGGATAAAGCCACAGGGCTTATGA